The window ATACGACTTATGGTATATCCTgaaatttatataaacataaaatgatATAGGCAGGCACTAAATGCGTTGACTTGTATTCAATTTTTAATGCACAAACGACAACAAAAAGCAGATTCTTCGTTTTTAGCACTGACTGATGTCAAGCtatagagtaaataaataaataacaaaataaacgtTTCAGTCATTTCAGCAATGTTTATACATTCATAAGTATTCCTATccgttctctccttgtgaacgAGTCTGGTTCACTCCGCTGAACGAACTTCATGACTACCGAATATTCAAGCATCCTACTCATCTGAGATACTGCTTTTTGCACAATATGTACGCATTTTAGTGCGTATCTTGCATGAAACCTAGCAGTTTTAACAGCTGTGTTGTGTACAGTGTATCAAGCTAACGTTAGTTTTTAATGTTCATAATGAGAAGCGGAACTACAGTACGCTAAAGAGCGCTTCCGCTCGGACCTTTAACACTGATGCACCGGAGGATTATGTGACCTGCtcctgtcatttaaaatttgcgATTTTGTTGGTAAGAAAACAGTCGatcttttaaataattgatggtagatatattaaattagttccagaaacaaatatattttatatagttatataacaATTACATATCGAGTATTTTCTCACGATTTAAGCATCTGTCTGATACCGATGtagtaaatgtggtgttttaacatgttgacGTTTTAATGAACCAAATAATTATCAAAATGTATGCCGATATAATATAGCTCTTAGTTTAAATTGGTGTAGTAGATACAAAATAATACATCCCAGGAATATCCAACTTCTGACATATGCTGGTTTAACCATGATTAAGAATATATCTggtgttttttctgtatttacagGATctgaggagagaaaaaaaacacactgaacATGACGCTTTTTCATTTCGGAAACTGTTTTTCCTTGGCCTATTTCCCATATTTTATTACGTACAAATGTAGTGGATTGTAAGTATTTAGACAATATTGTTTCATACTTAGAAGCATTATACCTAGCTAAGTTTGATGGTATTGTATAGATATTATTGACACAATATTGGTGCTGCAGTGTGTATTATTTAAGATGTTTGCTTTACATTCAGTAGTATGTCAGTTTACAGTATAATCTTCTTAAGTCATATGCCATATTACAAACTAATGTGTTAAATATGAGGCATGGTCAGGAAATAATACGTTTTACTGTATAATCCTCCAACAGTTTTCATCTGTTGATAATGTATTCTACAAAGATCAAAATTTGCTTTCTAGCTGTGATCACTGTTCTAATCTTCTGTAATCTAATCGTcacccttttatttatttatttatggtttgTTTGTCCAGATCtgaatataatgcattttggaGATGTGTCCAAGCAGGTGCTACCTACCTCTTTGTGCAGCTGTGCAAGGTGAGTGAACCCTTTAGTCCTCACAAAGATGTTTCTAATGTTTGTGGGTCGAAGAGAGAATATTATGAGGTTTTCTGTAAATGTGTGATATCACTTTCAGATGCTGTTTCTTGCCACATTTTTCCCCACCTGGGAGGGAGGAGCTGGCGTGTATGATTTTGTTGGGGTGAGCTGTGAATGAGCCagtattttaattcatttttgagtttttcattatgcatttatatagatAACTTTGATTGATATATATGgcaaattaaaggaatagtagAAATTGCTGAAAATATACTCAGCCTCAGGCCATCAAAGATGTATAGAAAttagtttcttcatcagaacagatttggagaaatcacttgctcaacaatggatcctatgaagtgaatgggtgccgtcagaataagagttcaaacagctgataaaaacatcacaataatccacaagtaatccacaccactccagtccattaatAAACGTGCATGCATGTttgaagaaacaaatccatcattaagattttttcacttaaaaccaaaatatgactccataataacacttccccCTGTGAAAAGTTCAATGCCCTGTTGTTCTCTCAcgtcaaaatccaccaacatatttgtttagagctgttttggactgtttttgcttgtaaatggtgcttgatctgtgcggatttctctcctgattaagacgagacaactttttcactggagaaattGATATTATAGATAGAAGGTTTTAGGTGGAAGAAACAGCTTGAAGTTAAAtacatcttgatggatttgtttcttacaaatttTGTTTCTTCTCCTTTCGCTTCACAAATTattaattgatgaactggagtggtttggattattgtgatgtttttatcagctgtttggactctcattctgatggcacccattcactgcaaagaatccactggtgaacaagtgatgtaatgctaaaagCAGTGTCAGCAAATGcatgtttttgggtgaactattaatTTAAGGCTTTGTGCTCACAACTTGTTCAcacattattatttcattcattctgaCATCTGTGCAAATAACCATGATAATGTCATTCATTCTGTCCTGTTAACCCTAGGAGTTCATGAAGGCTACAGTGGACATGGCCGATCTTCTAGGTCTTCATCTGGTTATGTCCAGGAATGCTGGGAAGGGTGAATATAAGATCATGGTTGCAGCAATGGGCTGGGCTACAGCTGAGCTCATCATGTCAAGGTATTTTGATCATCCTGAGAGATACACTGTCAATCACAATCATGACAGATTTTCACTGGCAGTAACCAGTAGAAATTTACGTATATGGTTTGGTTATGCACGTTTGTCCAAGATTTTGGATTCAAGTTTGAGAAATGATcagtactgtaaaaaaaaaattatctgttcattttaaacagaTGTATTCCGTTATGGGTAGGAGCTCGTGGCATTGAGTTTGACTGGAAATACATTCAAATGAGCTTTGATTCCAACATCAGTCTGGTAAGATACGTGCTTTCTTTGCATGCATCAAAAAATCTGTatcataaatatatgtattttctgTACTAGAACTGAGCTTTTCTACTCGttgtataatattattatattaaatgtgaTGTATAtagggacacaaatttgtaagTCTGATTTACTCACTTCTGTTACTTTATTCTGTACCtaaacttaaaattattattttttcaatcaTATTAGGTACATTATATTGCTATGGCAGCAGTAGTATGGATGTTCACTCGATACGACCTTCCCAAAAGCTTCCGGCTCCCTGTTACAATCCTGCTAGGATTGTGTGTTTATAAGGGCTTTCTTATGGAGTGAGTATCACAGTCATACTTGTTTGTCTTTATTCTGCCTTAAGAGAAACTTATTTAAAACTACGTTTGGCACAATTTTTCATCTAAGATATTACAACAGAGCTGGTTTAGGTCAGCGTTTTATCAGTACTTTTAGTTTGTCTACATTATTTTTTAGTCAAAATTAAGATGTATTCAAATTTGTAGCACATTTCTAGTAAACAGGGTTCatgatttatgaaaaaaattcaattcGAGTAAGGATTCACAATGTATTTTGACCAAATTGATATtgatttgcttttttaaaaaggtgGCATCAGTCTGTTTAGACAAATATTGGATGAGGATAATATTGGTGCTTAATTTTTCCTATTCACTCAGTTTGCTGTTTAACTACAGAAGATTTAAAAAGTACTTGACTGTTATTCATTCTTGtacatttattcaattttaatgCTTATTATCCCTGtatgaattaatatttcaaaCAGTTTTGATTCACAATATCAGCTGTTATATCCATTTTCGGCTGTGGCATAAAAATAATTCTTTCTTATTTTCAGTATTGGACAGCATTTCTGTATCAGTTCAATTGTGTATCTacctacaggtgctggtcatataattagaatatcatcaaaaagtt is drawn from Onychostoma macrolepis isolate SWU-2019 chromosome 16, ASM1243209v1, whole genome shotgun sequence and contains these coding sequences:
- the tmem147 gene encoding BOS complex subunit TMEM147 yields the protein MTLFHFGNCFSLAYFPYFITYKCSGLSEYNAFWRCVQAGATYLFVQLCKMLFLATFFPTWEGGAGVYDFVGEFMKATVDMADLLGLHLVMSRNAGKGEYKIMVAAMGWATAELIMSRCIPLWVGARGIEFDWKYIQMSFDSNISLVHYIAMAAVVWMFTRYDLPKSFRLPVTILLGLCVYKGFLMELFVHVFLLGSWTALLVKAVLTGAISLCSLFLFVTLVHSN